The Streptomyces pactum genome contains a region encoding:
- a CDS encoding NAD(P)/FAD-dependent oxidoreductase: MSRPRIVIVGAGFAGYRTARTLSRLTRHQADITLLNPTDYFLYLPLLPQVAAGILEPRRVSVSLSGTLPRVRLVLGEADGIDLDGQTVHYTGPEGGEGTLSYDRLVLAAGSVNKLLPIPGVAEHAHGFRGLPEALYLRDHVTRQVELAAAADDRAECAARCTFVVVGAGYTGTEVAAHGQMYTDAQVRRHPMRTGMRPRWMLLDVAPRVLPEMDERLSRTAERVLRQRGVDVRMGTSVKEATHDGVLLTDGTTVDTRTLVWCVGVRPDPLVESLGLPMERGRLLVDPHLQVPGRPEVFACGDVAAVPDLNQPGQYTPMTAQHAWRHGKVCARNVAASLGVGERRAYRHRDMGFVVDLGGAKAAANPFGLPVSGPAAGAVTRGYHLAAMPGNRVRVAADWLLDAVLPRQAVQLGLVRSWSVPLESASPEVARVPGGAAARKREGAPAGDEPAEGQPTTDTPGEARARHQADKGRADTGQADKGQAGKSRPGGEPAKNQPGGEPAKGQPGGEPAKGQPGGEPAKGQPGGEPAKGQPGGEPAKGQPGGEPAKGQPGGEPAKGQPGGEPAKGQPGGEPAKGQPGGEPAKRQPAAEPAKGRPAGAAAKPRPARAPAKPPSTAAPAKPPSANAPAEPRRPGAAPGKPRPAGAAPAPARSAGAPEDPGPEPPAHQPPPGPDIAPGPVKRTDGRAVEGDS, translated from the coding sequence CGACATCACCCTGCTCAACCCGACCGACTACTTCCTCTACCTTCCCCTGTTGCCCCAGGTCGCCGCCGGAATCCTGGAACCCCGCCGGGTCAGCGTGTCCCTGTCGGGCACCCTGCCGCGCGTGCGGCTGGTGCTCGGCGAGGCCGACGGCATCGACCTCGACGGGCAGACCGTGCACTACACCGGCCCGGAGGGCGGCGAGGGCACCCTGTCCTACGACCGGCTGGTGCTCGCCGCGGGCAGCGTCAACAAGCTGCTGCCCATTCCCGGCGTCGCCGAGCACGCCCACGGCTTCCGCGGGCTGCCGGAGGCGCTGTACCTGCGCGATCACGTCACCCGGCAGGTGGAACTGGCCGCCGCGGCCGACGACCGCGCGGAGTGCGCCGCCCGGTGCACCTTCGTCGTGGTCGGCGCCGGATACACCGGCACCGAGGTCGCCGCGCACGGCCAGATGTACACCGACGCGCAGGTCCGGCGACACCCGATGCGCACCGGCATGCGGCCCCGCTGGATGCTGCTGGACGTGGCGCCACGGGTGCTGCCCGAGATGGACGAACGCCTCTCCCGCACCGCCGAGCGGGTGCTGCGGCAGCGGGGCGTCGACGTGCGGATGGGAACCTCCGTGAAGGAGGCCACGCACGACGGGGTCCTGCTCACCGACGGCACGACGGTCGACACCCGAACGCTGGTGTGGTGCGTGGGCGTACGGCCCGACCCCCTCGTGGAGTCCCTGGGGCTGCCCATGGAACGCGGCCGCCTGCTCGTCGACCCGCACCTCCAGGTGCCGGGGCGGCCCGAGGTGTTCGCGTGCGGTGACGTGGCGGCGGTGCCCGACCTGAACCAGCCCGGCCAGTACACGCCGATGACCGCACAGCACGCCTGGCGGCACGGCAAGGTCTGCGCCCGGAACGTCGCCGCGTCGCTCGGCGTCGGCGAGCGGCGGGCGTACCGCCACCGTGACATGGGGTTCGTCGTCGACCTGGGCGGCGCGAAGGCCGCCGCCAACCCGTTCGGCCTCCCGGTGTCCGGCCCGGCGGCGGGCGCGGTGACCCGGGGCTACCACCTCGCGGCGATGCCCGGCAACCGTGTCCGGGTCGCCGCGGACTGGCTGCTCGACGCGGTGCTGCCCCGGCAGGCCGTCCAACTGGGCCTCGTACGCTCCTGGTCCGTGCCTTTGGAGTCGGCGTCGCCGGAGGTGGCGCGGGTGCCGGGCGGTGCGGCGGCCCGGAAGAGGGAGGGAGCGCCCGCGGGAGACGAGCCCGCCGAAGGCCAGCCGACGACGGACACGCCCGGCGAGGCGCGCGCCCGGCACCAGGCTGACAAGGGTCGGGCCGACACGGGACAGGCTGACAAGGGACAGGCAGGCAAGAGCCGCCCCGGCGGCGAACCCGCCAAGAATCAGCCGGGTGGTGAGCCTGCGAAGGGTCAGCCGGGTGGTGAGCCTGCGAAGGGTCAGCCGGGTGGTGAGCCTGCGAAGGGTCAGCCGGGTGGTGAGCCTGCGAAGGGTCAGCCGGGTGGTGAGCCTGCGAAGGGTCAGCCGGGTGGTGAGCCTGCGAAGGGTCAGCCGGGTGGTGAGCCTGCGAAGGGTCAGCCGGGTGGTGAGCCTGCGAAGGGTCAGCCGGGTGGTGAGCCTGCGAAGGGTCAGCCGGGTGGTGAGCCCGCGAAGAGGCAGCCCGCTGCTGAACCGGCCAAGGGCCGTCCGGCCGGTGCCGCCGCCAAGCCCCGTCCCGCCCGCGCGCCCGCCAAGCCGCCGTCCACCGCGGCGCCCGCCAAGCCGCCCTCCGCCAACGCCCCCGCCGAGCCGCGGCGGCCCGGCGCGGCGCCCGGGAAGCCCCGGCCCGCCGGCGCGGCGCCCGCCCCGGCCCGGTCGGCCGGGGCTCCCGAAGACCCCGGTCC